In Leptospira ellinghausenii, the following proteins share a genomic window:
- a CDS encoding LA_0442/LA_0875 N-terminal domain-containing protein, with the protein MRNCNLTFLILFFFLFLPLHAVQTILLKQGKSVKGIITNQNVENVEIDTQDGKHMVISKKSVLKILYKDLAEAEEEKIRKEEEEKRKLEKEKAIAAKQEEIRKRREALAEQEAANRTKSNEGTKVTHSLRDSFVLTSVADGNMITLAPESAKCQTFQEYPEYFWLFGGLRFSEPDWNVLLPKDSRPVRIRQTSTWKDLAITLLGGFAITITRKTIIVDVCEGNGYRMVSDSEINRIKEEAVEQIKTEQELKEAEEKYELELLEKDLEALKKKK; encoded by the coding sequence ATGCGAAACTGCAATCTAACATTCCTTATCCTCTTTTTCTTTCTTTTTTTACCTCTTCATGCCGTTCAAACAATTCTTTTGAAACAAGGAAAGTCTGTGAAAGGTATCATTACCAATCAAAACGTTGAGAACGTTGAAATTGATACACAAGATGGGAAACACATGGTGATTTCCAAAAAATCAGTCTTAAAAATTCTCTATAAAGACTTAGCGGAAGCGGAAGAAGAAAAAATTAGAAAAGAAGAAGAAGAGAAACGAAAACTAGAAAAAGAAAAAGCAATCGCAGCCAAACAAGAAGAGATACGTAAAAGACGTGAAGCCCTGGCAGAACAAGAAGCAGCAAATCGTACAAAATCAAATGAAGGAACAAAAGTCACACATAGTTTACGGGATTCTTTTGTTCTCACTTCTGTAGCCGATGGTAATATGATCACTCTCGCACCCGAATCAGCCAAATGCCAAACGTTCCAAGAATACCCAGAGTATTTTTGGTTGTTTGGTGGTTTAAGATTCTCAGAACCTGATTGGAATGTTCTTTTGCCCAAAGATAGTAGACCTGTTCGTATCCGCCAAACATCGACTTGGAAAGACCTTGCGATCACTCTTCTTGGTGGATTTGCAATTACAATCACAAGAAAAACCATTATCGTAGATGTTTGTGAAGGGAATGGATATCGTATGGTTTCGGATTCGGAAATCAATCGAATCAAAGAAGAAGCCGTCGAACAAATCAAAACCGAACAAGAGTTAAAAGAAGCCGAAGAAAAATACGAACTCGAATTACTTGAAAAAGATTTAGAAGCTTTGAAAAAGAAAAAATAA
- a CDS encoding chitobiase/beta-hexosaminidase C-terminal domain-containing protein has translation MRNKLYLFLVLTLFSSQCVGILPDGSSQQGFNPFVFLFGLIGGNQSSSQDLSPGTTLDLSGDGKTDATLVDSDGDGVSDGINLTGGTTPNLILLDTNDDGIPDAVDSNGDGNADYFISPNPPGFLTTAPGGTGSPVVIIVDANGNPLGFDTDGDGTPNDIAIVTILSDTTPPTLTSSLLAGTYSTAQTATLTCSDNQAPGFIVYTMDASSPTFSPKLGTVVNRSSQSISLSTEGNHTLQALCRDLAGNLSAPLNITYTIDSQVPALTLVGQTATAISSQAGAIASSTATWQTNRSGSYVIREGSDCTSGTQVASGNVTANADQSFQRSHTNFTSEGTKTYRICVTGSNGLTGFVSFSLRRDDTPPTVTTSPGAGSYATATSVSASCSDVGGSGCDKIAYSVLVGSSPTNPNIQGSTGTIISGNLYNSALVMTDGATTYTKFIARDQAGNVSNVVSQNYIVDTEVATVTVNSHTQAINGTSHASVSWQSTKAGPYQIRLGGTNCSNGTALSNSGNDANVTGNAIATTEINSSISNSHFSEGENTIRICVANLVGSFGSTTRTTRKDTTAPVVAMVSPSGAGPFTTGTQLQLSCSDTNGTGCDKIIYTLNSTEPTFDGSGAVTNGSVYTTPVALSDGSNQVRYLACDLAGNLSSSGNQSFDVGPPDAPAFVEAQAGGTSAVVQWWPVSRATSYTVYYSTSPGVTTASTSFGPVTNPYATITSLASGTLYYFRVVASNGVGSSSVSLLEASALTTVTPPGTNSTGTYVDVSAGQNVGASLALSTVFDSFNEKLLLLAANYSNNGKLSLFQCNHNGTGCTHTDISSGQGSNSGLYPSAVIDPIHRKLLVATLNMNNGNKFSLYRCNLDGTSCTHKDISSTITMNSTNSPNAVLDLINRKLLVVTVNNSVSGNLLLIRCNLDGTGCIATDISPGITSMSGTFRGVAIDKFNQKLLVVSRNAGNYNKPSLIRCNLDGTNCEHIDIAAGQGNGSGLTPSLVLDEINRKILVVTVNIANNAKPSLFRCNLDGTMCSHSDISAGQPISSGDSPFIILDSSNQKFLVITHYSNYVHLYRGNLDGSSTVYTQITASPQGSGNFVFPRIILNPINGKLLIPVIEFGGGYRPGLFIW, from the coding sequence ATGCGAAACAAACTTTATTTATTTTTAGTTCTAACTCTTTTTTCGAGCCAATGTGTTGGAATCCTCCCCGACGGCTCCTCGCAACAGGGTTTCAATCCGTTTGTTTTTTTATTTGGACTGATAGGAGGGAACCAGAGTTCCTCTCAGGATTTATCCCCTGGCACTACACTTGATCTTTCGGGAGATGGGAAAACGGACGCCACTCTAGTGGATTCAGATGGGGATGGAGTTTCCGATGGGATCAATCTCACAGGTGGCACTACTCCCAATCTTATCCTCTTAGATACCAACGATGATGGAATTCCTGATGCCGTCGATAGCAATGGTGACGGCAATGCCGACTACTTCATCAGTCCTAACCCTCCTGGATTTTTAACAACAGCCCCAGGTGGAACAGGAAGTCCTGTCGTTATCATTGTTGATGCGAATGGGAACCCACTTGGATTTGATACCGATGGAGATGGAACACCAAATGACATTGCCATTGTGACAATCCTTAGCGATACGACACCTCCAACACTCACCAGTTCTTTGTTAGCTGGCACATACTCCACTGCTCAAACTGCAACTCTCACTTGTTCTGATAATCAGGCTCCAGGTTTCATTGTATACACGATGGACGCTTCTTCCCCAACATTCTCACCAAAACTGGGAACGGTGGTGAATCGTTCTTCCCAATCCATTTCCCTATCTACGGAAGGAAATCATACATTGCAAGCCCTCTGCCGTGACTTGGCAGGAAACCTATCGGCACCACTAAACATTACGTATACGATTGATTCTCAGGTTCCTGCTCTCACCCTTGTCGGTCAAACGGCAACTGCGATCAGTTCCCAAGCCGGTGCCATTGCAAGTTCCACTGCCACATGGCAAACCAATCGATCCGGCTCCTATGTCATCCGAGAAGGAAGTGACTGTACTTCTGGAACACAAGTGGCATCGGGGAATGTGACTGCTAATGCCGATCAATCCTTCCAACGTTCCCATACCAATTTTACTAGCGAAGGAACCAAAACCTATAGGATCTGCGTTACAGGATCCAATGGGCTAACTGGATTTGTTTCCTTTAGCCTCAGGCGAGATGACACACCACCTACAGTCACCACAAGTCCAGGTGCTGGGAGTTATGCAACAGCTACCTCTGTCTCTGCCTCGTGTTCGGACGTAGGAGGTTCTGGGTGTGACAAAATCGCTTATTCAGTATTAGTTGGCTCTTCTCCGACGAATCCTAACATCCAAGGAAGTACAGGAACTATCATCAGTGGAAATTTGTACAATTCTGCACTTGTTATGACAGATGGTGCTACCACCTATACAAAGTTTATTGCTCGTGACCAAGCGGGAAATGTATCCAATGTGGTTTCTCAAAATTATATCGTAGATACAGAAGTAGCGACCGTTACCGTCAATTCGCATACACAAGCCATCAACGGAACCTCTCATGCTTCCGTAAGCTGGCAATCAACCAAAGCGGGTCCTTACCAAATTCGATTAGGTGGAACGAACTGTTCCAATGGAACGGCTCTCTCCAATTCGGGGAACGATGCCAATGTTACAGGAAATGCCATAGCAACAACGGAGATCAATTCCTCGATTTCAAATTCTCATTTTAGTGAAGGTGAAAACACAATCCGCATCTGTGTGGCAAACTTAGTGGGAAGTTTTGGATCGACCACCCGAACTACCAGAAAAGACACAACTGCACCTGTTGTGGCAATGGTGTCTCCTTCTGGTGCTGGCCCTTTTACAACGGGAACCCAGCTCCAACTCAGTTGTTCTGATACAAACGGAACGGGATGTGATAAAATAATTTATACTTTGAATAGCACAGAACCAACGTTTGATGGCAGTGGAGCCGTGACAAATGGATCTGTTTATACAACACCAGTGGCACTCTCCGATGGGAGTAACCAAGTGCGTTACCTGGCCTGTGACTTAGCAGGAAATTTAAGTTCAAGTGGGAACCAAAGTTTCGATGTGGGACCACCGGACGCACCTGCCTTTGTGGAAGCACAAGCTGGGGGAACGAGTGCTGTTGTGCAATGGTGGCCAGTCAGTAGAGCAACGTCGTACACTGTGTACTATAGCACTAGCCCTGGCGTTACAACGGCATCCACAAGTTTTGGACCAGTGACAAATCCATATGCAACGATCACAAGTTTGGCAAGTGGGACATTGTATTATTTTCGGGTGGTGGCAAGTAATGGAGTTGGTAGTAGTTCGGTGTCTTTGTTGGAAGCGAGTGCTTTGACGACCGTGACACCGCCGGGGACAAATTCAACAGGGACCTATGTTGATGTATCTGCGGGACAAAATGTAGGAGCATCACTTGCACTAAGCACAGTATTTGACTCCTTCAATGAAAAGTTATTATTGCTAGCAGCTAATTACTCAAATAATGGAAAATTAAGCTTGTTTCAATGTAACCATAATGGAACAGGTTGCACTCACACCGATATTTCCTCTGGTCAGGGAAGCAATTCAGGCTTGTATCCAAGTGCCGTCATCGATCCTATCCATCGAAAGCTATTGGTAGCAACGCTAAACATGAACAATGGAAATAAGTTTAGTTTATATAGGTGTAACCTAGATGGAACATCGTGTACTCACAAAGATATATCATCAACGATCACTATGAATTCCACAAATTCCCCAAATGCAGTCTTAGATCTTATCAATCGAAAATTACTGGTGGTAACAGTTAACAATAGTGTATCAGGAAATCTCCTTTTAATACGTTGTAATTTGGACGGAACAGGATGTATTGCAACTGATATATCACCTGGAATTACAAGTATGAGTGGTACCTTTAGAGGTGTCGCAATAGATAAATTCAATCAAAAACTATTAGTTGTTTCTCGAAATGCAGGTAATTATAATAAGCCGAGCTTAATTCGATGCAATTTAGATGGAACGAATTGCGAACATATTGACATCGCAGCAGGCCAAGGTAATGGCTCAGGTCTAACTCCAAGTTTAGTCTTGGATGAAATCAATCGGAAGATTTTAGTTGTAACGGTAAATATTGCCAACAACGCAAAACCAAGTCTCTTTCGATGTAATTTAGATGGAACTATGTGCAGTCATTCTGATATTTCAGCTGGTCAACCAATCAGCTCAGGCGATTCACCTTTCATAATTTTGGACTCATCTAATCAGAAATTTTTAGTTATTACTCATTATAGTAACTATGTACATCTATACCGGGGCAATCTGGATGGCTCTTCAACTGTCTACACTCAAATTACCGCTTCTCCACAAGGAAGTGGCAATTTTGTATTCCCAAGAATCATTTTAAATCCTATTAATGGAAAGTTATTAATTCCAGTTATAGAATTTGGTGGAGGATATCGCCCTGGCCTCTTCATCTGGTAA
- a CDS encoding DUF1993 domain-containing protein, producing the protein MNQSMIFEISVQSFKKGLRNLLNILEKAESHAEAKKFPFENLLNARLFPDQFPLTKQIQIACDTAKLCVARISGKEAPKHDDTESNLNELKTRIQSVLQYLDSYQESDFKMVSEIKVSQPRWEGQYLTGWEYLTHHAIPNFYFHITTAYAILRHNGVEIGKKDYLGEMPFKK; encoded by the coding sequence ATGAATCAATCCATGATCTTTGAAATCTCTGTCCAATCCTTCAAAAAAGGACTTAGAAATTTACTGAATATTCTAGAAAAAGCAGAATCCCATGCAGAAGCCAAAAAGTTTCCATTTGAGAACTTACTAAACGCAAGACTCTTCCCTGACCAATTCCCTTTAACCAAACAAATCCAAATTGCATGCGATACTGCAAAACTTTGTGTGGCTCGTATTTCGGGCAAAGAGGCACCCAAACATGATGATACTGAATCAAATTTAAATGAACTGAAAACAAGGATCCAATCGGTTCTCCAGTATTTGGATAGTTACCAAGAATCAGATTTTAAGATGGTTTCGGAAATCAAAGTGTCCCAACCAAGATGGGAAGGGCAATACTTAACTGGGTGGGAATACCTTACCCATCACGCGATCCCAAATTTTTATTTCCACATCACAACTGCTTATGCGATTCTCCGTCATAACGGTGTGGAGATTGGAAAAAAAGATTATTTGGGTGAGATGCCATTTAAGAAATAA
- a CDS encoding adenylate/guanylate cyclase domain-containing protein: MKKLILISLLFLVSCLSEERNVNKEAKNGFINLKNHSFPLEPFVALTGEWKFYWNTSPENIQESNLDRILNLPQHWNGYQMDYGKLSGFGHATFRMHLELPEDLQETMALTVHEQDTSYAIYINGKYYGGSGIPASNTIHFLPMVKSTIVVLPHNKNLTIDLYVANYVHRKGGVWNDIVLSSYTKAENRLTKHKINETILSSIFAFVGIFFLVMYFYNRDGRQTLGIFLFSLAVLLRTISTGERIVLEFIDMPYWALLRLEYVSWYWSAPLLYHYFYTIFPYDFSKKVGNVFYFLSAILTLGLFLPPVYFTETASIYPIAFVLNGLFILFYLFRAYQKSRMEAKPLLFGIGLILIGASNDVLHAQAVIHTTYIGPSTVVIFVFLQVFTFGRIVRQNIVKTLEFAEEQKQFSSSFSRFVPTEFLYHLGKNDIRQVDLGDQVQKRMTVLFADIRSFTEFSETLTPKENFDFLNSYLQRVGPIIRHNNGFIDKFIGDAVMALFPYNISDAVKAAVEMQEAIRIYNSHRANCGYIPIEVGIGIHTGNLTLGILGEHKRMEGTVISDAVNLASRIEGITKLFSSRIVISAETFIEASDNLGFHYRLLDRVNIKGKTESVFVVEVLDGYEPEKSKRLIACKDDYTLALDAYRREDFEEAKEGFASLLDKNPDDSVSRLFLERCKDALEKSKLESGTS; encoded by the coding sequence ATGAAAAAACTCATTTTGATATCTCTTCTATTCCTGGTTAGTTGTTTGTCAGAAGAAAGAAATGTAAACAAAGAAGCAAAAAATGGATTTATCAATTTAAAGAATCATTCGTTTCCATTGGAACCTTTTGTGGCTCTAACTGGGGAATGGAAGTTTTATTGGAATACCTCTCCAGAAAACATCCAAGAATCAAATTTGGATCGTATTCTCAATTTGCCCCAACATTGGAATGGATACCAAATGGACTATGGAAAACTTTCTGGATTTGGTCATGCAACTTTTCGTATGCATCTCGAATTACCAGAGGACTTACAAGAGACAATGGCGCTTACAGTGCATGAACAAGACACCTCTTATGCAATTTATATCAATGGAAAGTACTACGGAGGATCGGGGATACCGGCAAGTAACACCATTCACTTCCTTCCGATGGTTAAGTCCACCATTGTTGTTTTACCACACAATAAAAACCTTACGATTGATTTGTATGTAGCCAATTATGTTCACAGAAAGGGTGGAGTTTGGAACGATATTGTTTTGTCATCATATACCAAAGCAGAGAATCGCCTCACCAAACATAAGATAAACGAAACAATCTTGTCTTCAATATTTGCCTTTGTTGGAATTTTCTTTTTAGTAATGTATTTTTACAATCGAGATGGAAGGCAAACTTTAGGAATCTTTTTGTTCTCCTTAGCTGTACTACTCAGAACCATATCAACTGGCGAACGAATTGTACTCGAATTTATCGATATGCCGTACTGGGCACTGCTTCGATTGGAGTATGTATCTTGGTACTGGTCTGCACCTCTACTCTATCATTATTTTTATACAATTTTTCCATATGACTTTTCTAAAAAGGTTGGCAATGTTTTTTACTTTCTCTCTGCGATTTTAACTCTGGGGCTCTTTTTGCCACCAGTATATTTCACAGAAACTGCTTCCATCTACCCAATTGCATTTGTATTAAATGGACTTTTTATTCTGTTTTACTTATTCAGAGCGTACCAAAAAAGCCGGATGGAAGCAAAACCTTTGTTATTCGGAATAGGACTCATTTTGATTGGAGCAAGTAATGATGTTTTACATGCACAAGCAGTGATCCATACCACTTACATTGGTCCTTCAACAGTTGTGATCTTTGTCTTTTTGCAAGTATTTACCTTTGGAAGAATCGTTAGACAAAACATCGTCAAAACCTTAGAGTTTGCTGAGGAACAAAAACAATTCAGTTCTTCCTTTAGTCGATTTGTTCCCACTGAATTTTTATACCATCTAGGGAAAAATGACATCCGACAAGTTGACTTGGGAGACCAAGTCCAAAAACGGATGACTGTATTATTTGCAGACATTCGTTCCTTTACCGAATTTTCTGAAACACTTACTCCAAAAGAAAACTTTGATTTTCTAAATAGTTATCTCCAACGCGTTGGACCAATCATCCGTCATAATAATGGGTTTATTGATAAATTCATTGGTGATGCAGTGATGGCATTATTCCCATATAATATCAGTGATGCGGTAAAGGCTGCTGTTGAAATGCAAGAGGCAATTCGAATTTACAATAGCCATCGAGCCAATTGTGGTTATATTCCCATTGAAGTTGGGATAGGAATCCATACAGGAAATTTAACACTCGGAATTTTAGGTGAACACAAACGAATGGAAGGAACCGTAATTTCTGATGCAGTGAATTTAGCATCTAGAATTGAAGGGATCACAAAACTATTCTCTTCTAGGATCGTCATCAGTGCGGAAACATTTATCGAAGCGTCTGACAATTTAGGGTTTCACTACCGATTATTGGATCGAGTAAATATCAAAGGTAAAACAGAATCAGTTTTTGTTGTTGAGGTGTTAGATGGTTATGAGCCAGAAAAATCGAAACGTTTAATTGCTTGTAAAGACGATTACACTCTTGCCCTCGATGCATATCGTAGGGAAGATTTTGAAGAAGCAAAAGAAGGTTTTGCTTCCCTATTAGATAAAAATCCTGATGATTCAGTATCGCGTCTTTTTTTAGAACGTTGTAAAGATGCTCTCGAAAAATCCAAACTCGAGTCTGGCACTAGTTAA
- a CDS encoding TPM domain-containing protein: MTLFPLLVVLFLFLQCSNTNEESIDALVAKVPNPKELRNSWVEDSAGVLTDTTSIDSMINAEESSSGLEIAVVTLPTIGSYVPKDFAVALFNHWKIGKKGKDNGILILHIIDQRRVEIEIGYGLEGDLPDATVKRIIDTYTIPSFKEDNFQKGHVETVAALIQKLKHPEIAVENLISQQGESTLPSDVSSAPSENVDNNAVTRTNLYDYQGKKFTDLTSEEKQILEQTIDTYNTTSNFFLTDEESRLLNEKYEETERLEKEESFYFKSTFVLGYLGLFLFLNLLQRLIVWILPSPTAKYHIVHKTDFILYYGIVISPLILVITTLSLYLEEALFPVSIFLIIASIIVYFLFLSDHRMKKLNVRLQAIRNIPRKCKKCGSTMTKLTEEADNKHLSDGQISEEIVNSVDYDVWVCQSCHNHSILKFPNINPEYIYKGTSFRKIKVCPECKFETYVCKSSRVLSEATYSSSGKVEVRRNCAHCKHSEIEYETIPKKQKSSSGSGGGGGGGGGSFGGGSSGGGGSGGSY, from the coding sequence ATCACACTATTTCCTTTACTTGTTGTCCTTTTCCTATTTTTGCAGTGCTCCAATACAAATGAAGAATCCATTGATGCACTTGTCGCCAAAGTCCCAAACCCAAAAGAACTTCGCAACAGTTGGGTAGAAGATAGTGCCGGAGTCCTGACAGATACTACGTCCATCGACAGTATGATCAACGCAGAAGAAAGTTCATCTGGGTTGGAAATTGCAGTCGTTACATTACCAACAATTGGCAGTTATGTGCCAAAAGATTTTGCAGTGGCACTCTTCAATCACTGGAAAATTGGGAAAAAAGGGAAAGACAATGGAATTTTGATTTTACACATCATTGACCAAAGGAGAGTCGAAATCGAAATTGGTTATGGACTTGAAGGTGACCTTCCTGATGCGACTGTCAAAAGGATCATTGATACTTATACAATTCCTTCTTTTAAAGAGGACAATTTCCAAAAAGGCCATGTCGAGACTGTTGCAGCATTAATCCAAAAGCTCAAACACCCTGAAATCGCTGTTGAAAATCTAATCTCCCAACAAGGGGAAAGTACCCTTCCCTCTGATGTAAGTTCTGCTCCATCTGAGAATGTTGATAACAATGCAGTTACACGCACAAATTTATATGATTACCAAGGTAAGAAGTTTACTGACCTCACTTCAGAAGAAAAACAAATATTAGAACAGACGATCGACACATACAATACAACATCTAATTTCTTTCTCACGGATGAGGAATCTCGGCTCTTAAATGAAAAATATGAAGAAACAGAAAGATTAGAAAAAGAAGAATCCTTTTATTTTAAATCGACTTTTGTTCTTGGTTATTTGGGTCTTTTCCTATTTTTAAATCTATTACAACGACTTATCGTTTGGATTTTGCCATCTCCGACTGCCAAATACCACATCGTTCACAAGACAGATTTTATCTTATACTATGGTATTGTCATTAGCCCACTGATTTTAGTCATCACAACCCTATCCCTTTATCTTGAAGAGGCACTTTTCCCTGTTTCTATCTTTCTCATCATCGCAAGTATCATTGTTTACTTTCTTTTCCTTAGCGATCATCGAATGAAAAAGTTAAACGTGCGATTACAAGCCATTCGAAATATTCCGAGAAAATGTAAAAAATGTGGATCAACCATGACCAAACTTACAGAGGAAGCAGATAACAAACATTTGTCGGATGGCCAAATCTCGGAGGAAATTGTCAACTCCGTTGATTATGATGTTTGGGTTTGCCAATCTTGTCACAATCACTCCATCTTAAAATTTCCGAACATCAATCCAGAATACATTTACAAAGGCACTTCGTTTCGTAAAATCAAAGTTTGTCCTGAATGTAAATTTGAAACCTATGTTTGTAAATCCAGTAGAGTCCTTTCAGAAGCAACTTACAGTAGTTCGGGGAAAGTGGAAGTCAGACGAAATTGTGCTCATTGCAAACACAGTGAAATCGAATATGAAACCATTCCCAAAAAACAAAAGAGTAGTTCTGGCTCCGGTGGTGGAGGGGGCGGAGGCGGAGGAAGTTTTGGAGGTGGTTCCTCTGGTGGTGGAGGGAGCGGAGGAAGTTACTAA
- a CDS encoding Ig-like domain-containing protein, which produces MNQKYSFLFRLISFSLLSFNLNCYFNPIINSILAPPESKDNNSFLGLLGFSGQSLLITGQIREPNGVAGVGLVLVPGKSFAPQSKSTNSGYVTDNGGRFYIPFQMGSIPFTVNKNGSYFFEFSLEVLGPQNIGFTTYGMPPGMEILGLGTVGPNEQGNFFELVQAYFINGSQLSLHQTNFGITPSTIYLEFNESPATVETDIITWMQNYVVFTPAPIAGYTSVTVSGNKIIMSGCEQLTSNTQHTIDFTSNIKSASGKSLSPTRYSFYFSL; this is translated from the coding sequence ATGAATCAAAAATATAGTTTTCTCTTTAGACTTATTTCTTTCAGTTTATTATCTTTCAATTTGAATTGTTACTTCAATCCCATTATCAATTCCATACTCGCACCTCCTGAATCCAAAGATAACAATTCATTCCTTGGACTCTTAGGCTTTTCCGGACAATCTTTACTCATCACAGGTCAAATCAGAGAGCCAAATGGTGTGGCAGGAGTGGGACTTGTTTTAGTACCTGGCAAATCGTTTGCGCCCCAATCCAAATCGACAAACTCTGGTTATGTGACCGATAACGGAGGAAGGTTTTATATCCCATTCCAAATGGGATCCATTCCATTTACTGTGAACAAAAATGGATCTTACTTTTTCGAATTTTCTTTAGAAGTTCTAGGCCCTCAAAACATCGGTTTCACAACTTACGGAATGCCGCCTGGTATGGAAATCCTAGGGCTCGGGACGGTTGGTCCTAACGAACAAGGGAACTTTTTTGAATTGGTCCAAGCCTATTTTATCAATGGATCCCAACTGTCATTACACCAAACAAATTTTGGAATTACACCCTCAACGATCTATTTGGAATTTAACGAGTCACCTGCAACTGTAGAAACAGATATAATAACTTGGATGCAAAACTACGTTGTGTTCACACCTGCTCCTATAGCTGGATATACATCCGTCACTGTTTCTGGAAATAAAATCATAATGAGTGGATGTGAGCAGCTTACATCAAATACCCAACATACGATTGATTTTACTTCGAATATAAAGTCTGCATCAGGTAAATCACTGAGTCCAACGAGATACAGCTTTTACTTTTCACTGTAA
- the eat gene encoding ethanolamine permease codes for MNETPKLHKALHSVHLWGMAVGLVISGDYFGWNFGWSNANFWEFGISIVWIAIFYVMFALCFTELAASIPQAGGPSAYAKRALGDTFGFFTGYLVLVEFLLAPPAIASALGGYIHFLFPIIPSLYAGVGMFLLLLLMNLTGIKQTARFELFVTFIAVIGLLLYLGLLVPHLSLDQIPNWKNETNISFSAVFTSIPFAIWFFLAVEGVALAAEEVKNPAKDIPKGYIAGIITLLCLAGMIYGFTASVTNTKDIANIEYPLSYVLNSLYGSESIWPILFTFIGLFGLVASLFGIILGNSRLLYAMSKEGYLPNYLSQLTKGSVVPQNAVISGGVVGIFCMLFLNTAELITISALGACGMYLLCLVSYLFLRKREPNLDRPYKAPLYPILPFIAMGFGIFAFGSVFYAEPKLTIGVFFVGIVLGIGYRLNQFRNKSIN; via the coding sequence ATGAACGAAACTCCAAAATTACACAAAGCCCTTCATTCAGTACATTTATGGGGAATGGCAGTTGGACTTGTCATTTCAGGAGATTACTTTGGTTGGAACTTTGGATGGTCAAATGCAAACTTTTGGGAGTTTGGAATCTCCATTGTATGGATTGCCATTTTTTATGTAATGTTTGCTCTTTGTTTTACGGAACTTGCAGCAAGTATCCCACAAGCAGGCGGTCCTTCTGCATATGCCAAACGTGCCTTAGGTGATACATTCGGATTTTTTACTGGTTATCTCGTACTAGTGGAATTTTTATTAGCGCCGCCAGCCATTGCATCTGCATTAGGTGGATACATACATTTTTTATTCCCTATCATTCCTTCACTTTATGCAGGAGTTGGTATGTTTTTGTTATTGTTACTCATGAATTTAACTGGAATCAAACAAACTGCTAGATTTGAATTATTTGTAACTTTTATCGCAGTGATTGGACTTTTATTGTATTTAGGATTATTGGTCCCACATCTCTCTTTGGATCAAATTCCAAATTGGAAGAATGAGACAAATATTTCTTTTTCTGCGGTATTCACTTCCATTCCCTTTGCGATTTGGTTTTTTCTAGCCGTTGAAGGAGTTGCATTAGCAGCGGAAGAAGTAAAAAATCCTGCAAAAGACATACCGAAAGGTTATATTGCTGGTATCATCACCTTACTTTGTTTAGCAGGTATGATTTATGGATTCACAGCTTCGGTAACAAATACAAAGGACATTGCTAATATTGAATATCCTTTGTCCTATGTATTAAACTCATTATATGGATCCGAATCAATTTGGCCCATTTTGTTTACTTTTATTGGATTATTCGGACTTGTAGCTTCTCTTTTTGGGATTATTTTGGGCAATTCAAGGTTGTTATATGCAATGAGTAAAGAAGGTTACCTTCCAAATTATTTATCTCAATTGACCAAAGGATCGGTTGTCCCTCAAAATGCTGTCATCTCTGGTGGAGTTGTCGGAATTTTTTGTATGTTGTTTTTGAATACTGCAGAACTCATTACCATATCCGCATTAGGTGCTTGTGGTATGTATTTACTTTGTTTGGTATCTTATCTTTTTTTGCGAAAAAGAGAACCCAATTTAGATCGACCTTATAAGGCTCCTTTGTATCCAATTTTGCCTTTCATCGCGATGGGATTTGGTATTTTTGCGTTTGGATCTGTATTTTATGCAGAACCAAAGTTAACGATTGGTGTTTTTTTTGTTGGGATCGTATTGGGAATTGGGTATCGATTGAACCAATTCCGAAACAAATCAATTAACTAG